The Carnobacterium divergens genome includes a window with the following:
- a CDS encoding type 1 glutamine amidotransferase domain-containing protein — protein sequence MTVKNKIIIALVSDDFEDLELWYPVMRVREAGGIVHLVGEEKNHTYIGKYGVPATSDYAFEEIDLADYAGILVPGGWAPDKLRRFPKVIEFVQHFNTKQQPIGQICHAGWVLASAGILTGINVTSTPGIKDDLTNAGAIWHDTPAITDGHIISSRRPPDLPEYMIHFLAAFD from the coding sequence GATGATTTTGAAGATTTAGAATTATGGTATCCGGTTATGCGTGTGAGAGAGGCCGGTGGAATCGTGCATTTGGTTGGAGAAGAAAAAAACCACACCTATATCGGAAAATATGGCGTTCCAGCAACTAGTGATTACGCATTTGAAGAAATTGACTTAGCGGACTATGCTGGAATTTTAGTTCCAGGTGGTTGGGCACCTGATAAATTGAGACGTTTTCCAAAAGTAATTGAATTCGTCCAACATTTTAATACGAAACAACAACCAATTGGACAAATTTGTCATGCGGGATGGGTGCTTGCTTCAGCAGGGATTCTAACAGGCATCAATGTTACCAGCACACCTGGTATTAAGGACGATTTAACGAATGCAGGGGCAATTTGGCACGATACTCCGGCAATTACCGACGGACATATCATTTCAAGCCGTAGACCACCTGATTTGCCAGAATACATGATTCATTTCTTAGCAGCATTTGACTAA
- a CDS encoding LD-carboxypeptidase yields MLKIGDSIGLIACSNGKSQAERPLIEALKTKLNHQFGIQTIEASTLYQKPSSLFSGTKQERSNALMKLYMDSTVKMIFDLSGGDVANELLPLLDFNCIQKSNKPFVGYSDLTVLINAIFHKTGVPGYNYQLLNLVGKEADLQEEYFSQVFIENKSVGINLTWGTVDKIALDESLIGGNIRCLLKLAGTPFLPSVKGTWLLLEARSGDITTISSYFAQLEQIGYLEDCKGLLLGEFTELKEKQQLYQLKELILSYMSHYSFFVAQTEEVGHSSISKPIFIGTRSKAL; encoded by the coding sequence ATGTTAAAAATTGGCGATTCAATCGGATTAATTGCTTGTTCAAATGGGAAATCACAAGCAGAGCGTCCATTAATTGAAGCTTTAAAAACAAAATTAAACCATCAATTCGGTATTCAAACGATAGAAGCGAGTACACTTTACCAAAAACCCTCTTCGCTCTTTAGTGGTACCAAACAAGAACGAAGCAACGCATTAATGAAGCTCTACATGGATTCGACTGTTAAAATGATTTTTGATTTATCAGGTGGAGACGTAGCAAACGAATTGCTGCCTTTATTAGATTTTAACTGCATTCAAAAATCAAATAAACCCTTTGTTGGTTACAGTGACTTAACTGTTTTAATAAATGCAATTTTTCATAAAACTGGTGTACCTGGTTATAACTATCAATTATTAAACCTAGTAGGCAAAGAGGCTGATTTACAAGAAGAGTATTTTTCACAAGTATTTATTGAAAATAAATCAGTTGGGATAAATTTAACCTGGGGAACAGTCGACAAAATAGCGCTAGATGAATCCTTGATTGGTGGAAATATTCGCTGTTTATTAAAATTAGCTGGCACACCCTTTTTACCTTCCGTCAAAGGCACATGGTTATTGCTAGAAGCTCGTAGTGGCGACATCACTACTATTAGCAGTTATTTTGCACAATTAGAACAAATTGGTTATTTAGAAGATTGTAAAGGCCTATTGTTAGGCGAGTTTACTGAGCTAAAGGAAAAACAACAACTTTATCAATTGAAAGAATTGATTTTATCGTATATGTCTCACTATTCTTTTTTTGTTGCCCAAACTGAAGAAGTGGGGCATTCTAGCATTTCAAAGCCTATTTTCATTGGAACACGATCAAAAGCGTTGTGA
- a CDS encoding ECF transporter S component: MLNQSKKTYQIAILGMLTAIVLIQNFVPVVGYIPIPPINPTIIHITVIIAALTLGYKNGMILGLVWGVACIIRAFTTPTSPLDILFFTNPVIAIVPRILVGFVAGYVYQLLKKTKLLDSFSMIISSVLASLTNTIFVLLFIYLFYRGEYASFLNVDQGKLIGIMGIIIITSGLAEAVAAGIIAPIVAKALKRFVPTKN; the protein is encoded by the coding sequence ATGTTAAATCAATCAAAAAAAACCTATCAAATTGCAATTTTAGGGATGCTAACAGCTATTGTGCTGATTCAAAATTTTGTGCCGGTTGTAGGCTATATTCCGATTCCGCCAATTAATCCTACGATTATCCACATTACCGTTATTATTGCGGCGTTAACATTGGGGTATAAAAACGGGATGATTTTAGGTCTAGTGTGGGGCGTTGCTTGTATTATTCGTGCCTTTACAACACCTACAAGCCCATTAGATATTTTATTTTTCACAAATCCTGTTATTGCGATTGTTCCTAGAATATTAGTGGGTTTTGTTGCTGGATATGTGTATCAGTTACTCAAAAAAACGAAATTATTGGATAGCTTCTCAATGATTATTTCATCCGTATTAGCCTCATTAACGAATACCATTTTTGTATTGTTGTTCATTTACCTATTTTACCGTGGGGAATACGCAAGTTTCCTAAATGTTGATCAAGGGAAGTTAATTGGTATTATGGGAATTATTATCATTACTAGCGGATTAGCGGAAGCTGTTGCTGCAGGGATTATTGCTCCTATCGTTGCAAAAGCACTAAAACGATTTGTTCCTACTAAAAATTAA
- a CDS encoding ECF transporter S component — MQNRPNKTYRIAILGILTGIILIQNFVPFLGYIPIPPLNPTIIHITVIVAALTLGVKDGMIVGAVWGVIRLIKAFIMPSSPLDLLLFTNPVISIVPRILVGFVAGYVFFKLKKRLKTTTAMTIASVLASLTNTILVLFFIYVFYKEDYATAMKVDMSNLVKFLGTIVLTNGVAEAIAAGVIAPFIAKSLKKFSRN; from the coding sequence ATGCAAAATCGTCCCAATAAAACTTATCGTATTGCAATTTTAGGAATTTTAACAGGAATTATATTGATTCAAAATTTTGTGCCATTTTTAGGTTATATCCCAATTCCACCTTTAAATCCTACCATTATCCATATTACAGTAATTGTAGCAGCCTTAACTCTAGGAGTAAAAGATGGTATGATTGTCGGAGCAGTGTGGGGTGTTATTCGTTTGATAAAAGCCTTTATTATGCCAAGTAGCCCATTAGATTTATTACTTTTTACCAATCCGGTGATTTCAATCGTACCAAGAATTTTAGTCGGTTTTGTAGCAGGGTATGTTTTCTTTAAGCTGAAGAAGCGTTTGAAAACAACAACAGCCATGACGATTGCCTCTGTTTTAGCTTCGTTAACGAATACAATTTTAGTGTTGTTTTTCATTTATGTTTTTTATAAAGAAGACTACGCTACTGCAATGAAAGTGGATATGTCAAATTTAGTTAAGTTCTTAGGTACCATTGTTTTAACAAATGGGGTAGCAGAAGCCATTGCTGCGGGTGTGATTGCTCCTTTTATTGCTAAATCTTTAAAAAAGTTTAGCCGAAATTAA
- a CDS encoding VOC family protein, translated as MMEQKNKLATFLTFKGNAEEAMNFYVSLFPNDAKIHSLVKFEEGQNGPLGKVLNGTFEIKGHSLMVMDMDPQYPPDFSWAMSLLILCNDEAQFDSLFSSLSNKGSVMMGPEAVPPMRKVAWITDQFGLTWQLVWS; from the coding sequence ATGATGGAACAAAAGAATAAACTGGCAACTTTTTTAACTTTTAAAGGAAATGCTGAAGAAGCAATGAATTTTTATGTTTCTCTCTTTCCAAATGATGCGAAAATCCATTCGCTTGTTAAATTTGAAGAAGGTCAAAATGGCCCTCTTGGAAAAGTATTGAACGGGACATTCGAAATAAAAGGACATTCATTGATGGTAATGGATATGGATCCTCAATACCCACCAGATTTTAGTTGGGCAATGTCTTTACTTATTTTATGCAATGATGAGGCGCAATTTGATTCTCTTTTTAGCTCACTCTCTAATAAAGGATCTGTAATGATGGGTCCAGAAGCTGTTCCTCCAATGCGAAAAGTTGCTTGGATTACCGATCAATTTGGCCTTACTTGGCAACTTGTATGGTCATAA
- a CDS encoding disulfide bond formation protein B — translation MIQNLLKKYGSLLGLLANTAVVGAFLLVLWGSLSAQFLLHELPCPLCVLQRYSMLLVCLGPIYILINRERGELDLQKYMIGHGISIISALLGMVFSARQILLHIGPNDTGYGGVFLGYHFYTWSFITFVIVIIYAAIMLLFSDNLMPLNTKPNKIIDFGIKIVLYVFLFTVAVIFLAIVAELGFNFKLPDDPIYYELFR, via the coding sequence ATGATTCAGAATTTATTAAAGAAATACGGTTCATTGCTAGGCTTATTAGCGAATACAGCAGTTGTAGGAGCCTTTCTCCTTGTTTTATGGGGAAGTTTAAGTGCACAATTTTTATTACATGAGTTGCCTTGTCCGTTATGTGTATTGCAACGTTATTCAATGTTATTAGTTTGTTTAGGTCCTATTTACATTCTTATAAATAGAGAAAGAGGGGAGTTAGATCTCCAAAAATATATGATTGGACATGGTATCTCAATCATCAGCGCCCTTTTAGGAATGGTATTTTCAGCAAGACAAATATTGCTGCATATTGGTCCCAACGACACTGGATACGGTGGAGTATTTCTAGGTTACCATTTTTATACATGGTCATTTATTACCTTTGTCATCGTCATTATCTACGCAGCTATCATGTTGCTATTTTCAGATAACTTAATGCCACTTAATACTAAACCGAACAAAATAATTGATTTTGGAATCAAAATTGTCTTATATGTATTTTTATTTACGGTTGCAGTTATTTTCTTAGCAATTGTTGCTGAATTAGGTTTTAATTTTAAACTACCAGATGACCCAATTTATTATGAGTTGTTTAGATAA
- a CDS encoding SpaA isopeptide-forming pilin-related protein, translating to MKFRTPLFTDHSKVPENLDFKVNLNVNGEIVSEDLSPSITIPHITGKPIFTKYSNSSSVTVNNEKQYIMSKDKPETNNFGELKAGTIVTDPLPVNTSYLATQKHDDFSDATYDLIKNTISYTLLKDIPPGESRDIEFTVDYDDSNAQIGPSVVNKASYTYAGTDIYSNDATTLISGSAELQKLDKENNNPLEGAHFKIVDSFGNLIVDNLVTDSNGIVRAGLLKPGNYSFIETRAPEGYVLDPKPNDFSVSEGQTVAIKLMMYNEKEIPVKPVDPIKPIDPVNPVKPLEPIGPAKPVNPTKPIQLVDVSKAENQKQSIKSKK from the coding sequence GTGAAATTTAGAACGCCATTGTTTACGGATCATTCCAAAGTACCTGAGAATTTAGATTTTAAAGTAAATTTAAACGTTAATGGTGAGATTGTTAGTGAGGATTTATCTCCTTCAATTACAATTCCTCATATAACTGGGAAACCTATATTTACTAAGTATAGTAATTCTTCATCCGTAACCGTAAACAATGAAAAACAATACATTATGTCTAAGGATAAACCAGAAACTAATAATTTTGGAGAATTAAAAGCTGGTACAATTGTGACAGATCCATTGCCCGTGAATACAAGTTATTTAGCAACTCAGAAACACGATGATTTTTCAGATGCTACCTATGATTTGATAAAAAATACCATTTCTTACACGTTATTAAAAGATATTCCTCCTGGAGAGAGCAGAGATATTGAGTTCACCGTTGATTACGATGATTCTAATGCACAAATTGGTCCATCTGTAGTGAATAAAGCTAGTTATACCTATGCAGGTACTGACATATATAGTAATGATGCCACTACTTTAATTTCTGGATCTGCCGAATTACAAAAACTTGATAAAGAAAACAACAATCCACTAGAGGGAGCACATTTTAAAATTGTTGACAGTTTTGGCAACTTAATTGTCGATAACTTAGTTACTGACTCTAACGGAATAGTTCGTGCTGGTTTGTTAAAACCTGGGAACTATTCATTTATTGAAACTAGAGCTCCTGAAGGTTATGTCCTAGATCCAAAACCAAATGATTTTTCGGTATCAGAAGGTCAAACAGTAGCAATTAAGCTCATGATGTATAATGAGAAAGAAATACCAGTTAAGCCCGTAGATCCAATTAAACCAATTGATCCAGTAAATCCAGTTAAACCATTAGAACCAATTGGTCCAGCTAAACCAGTGAATCCAACAAAACCAATACAACTAGTTGATGTTAGTAAAGCTGAAAATCAGAAACAATCAATTAAGTCAAAAAAATAA
- the lrgB gene encoding antiholin-like protein LrgB, with protein sequence MTPYFGIIVSMGAFGIGTFLFKKSKGFFLFTPLFVAMVLGILFLKVGHFSYEEYSSGGKMISFFLEPATIAFAIPLYKQVDVLKKYWVQIVSAIIVGSFGSVVVVYLLSGVIHVDHSIMASLLPEASTTAIAVPLSESIGGIAAITSFAVIFNAVIVYALGRFLLEKFNIKNPIARGLALGASGHALGVAVGIELGEVEAAMASIAVVVVGVVTVIVVPAFAVFIGL encoded by the coding sequence ATGACTCCTTATTTTGGTATTATTGTCTCAATGGGTGCATTTGGAATAGGTACTTTTTTATTTAAAAAATCAAAAGGATTCTTTTTATTTACGCCATTATTTGTAGCAATGGTGTTAGGGATTCTCTTTTTAAAAGTAGGTCATTTTAGTTATGAAGAGTATAGCAGCGGAGGAAAAATGATCAGTTTCTTTTTAGAGCCTGCAACCATCGCTTTTGCAATTCCTCTATATAAACAAGTAGATGTGTTGAAAAAATATTGGGTACAAATTGTTTCAGCAATCATTGTCGGTTCATTTGGTTCCGTAGTTGTTGTGTATCTTTTATCAGGTGTCATTCATGTCGATCATTCCATTATGGCCTCACTGTTGCCAGAAGCGTCAACTACAGCAATTGCAGTCCCTTTATCAGAATCAATTGGAGGCATTGCTGCAATTACATCTTTTGCTGTTATTTTTAACGCGGTAATTGTCTATGCCTTAGGACGTTTTTTATTAGAAAAATTCAACATTAAAAATCCGATTGCACGAGGTTTGGCATTAGGAGCAAGTGGACATGCTTTAGGAGTTGCTGTTGGAATTGAATTGGGTGAAGTTGAAGCTGCGATGGCAAGTATTGCGGTTGTTGTAGTAGGGGTTGTAACAGTTATTGTTGTACCCGCATTTGCTGTTTTTATTGGACTATAA
- the lrgA gene encoding antiholin-like murein hydrolase modulator LrgA has product METKKIYSFLQQAFVFALIMLLANFIVGVLPFPMPASVMGLILLFIALCLKIVKLEQVEALGTSLTGLISFLFVPSGISVINSLGIMGQYGLQIVLIIIIATTILLAITGWTATALLNLKKKQTFSWNGLKRRLSVKKHSKKLEEVN; this is encoded by the coding sequence ATGGAAACTAAGAAAATTTATTCCTTTTTACAACAAGCTTTTGTTTTTGCACTTATTATGTTACTAGCCAACTTTATTGTGGGAGTGTTACCATTTCCAATGCCGGCTTCAGTCATGGGGTTAATTTTATTATTTATTGCACTCTGTTTAAAAATTGTTAAATTAGAACAAGTAGAGGCATTAGGAACTAGTTTAACTGGATTGATTAGCTTTTTGTTTGTTCCATCTGGTATTTCTGTTATAAATTCTTTGGGAATTATGGGTCAATATGGACTACAGATTGTTTTGATTATTATTATTGCAACTACGATTTTATTAGCCATTACTGGTTGGACAGCAACTGCGTTATTGAATTTAAAAAAGAAACAAACATTTTCTTGGAACGGATTGAAACGGCGTCTTTCCGTTAAGAAACACTCTAAAAAATTAGAAGAGGTGAATTAG
- a CDS encoding LytTR family transcriptional regulator DNA-binding domain-containing protein, which produces MRILIVDDEPLARDELAYLVELHGHVESIDKAESIEEALEKMVNQKPDLVFLDIHLTDESGFDLAEKFKRMQHPPQIVFATAYDEYALKAFEVDAIDYILKPFEAERVEQAVEKACLKLTNSTKETTHLQEKEGRETLAVQVEERIFILSVADILYVSVDNGASHIFTTDQQYDTSETLTHLANRLDSNRFFKTHRSFIVNREAIQEIQPWFNHTYQITVKNGDKIPVSRSYVKQLKEQIGLS; this is translated from the coding sequence ATGCGTATATTAATTGTTGATGATGAACCATTAGCTCGCGATGAGTTAGCCTACTTAGTTGAACTACACGGTCATGTAGAATCAATTGACAAAGCAGAATCGATTGAAGAAGCTTTAGAAAAAATGGTCAATCAAAAACCGGATTTAGTCTTTCTTGATATTCATTTGACAGACGAAAGTGGATTTGACTTGGCTGAAAAATTCAAAAGAATGCAGCATCCTCCACAAATTGTATTTGCAACAGCATATGATGAGTATGCATTAAAAGCGTTTGAAGTAGATGCGATTGATTATATTTTAAAACCGTTTGAAGCAGAACGTGTGGAGCAAGCAGTAGAAAAGGCGTGTTTAAAATTAACCAATTCAACAAAAGAAACAACACATTTACAGGAAAAAGAGGGGAGGGAAACGTTAGCTGTACAGGTAGAGGAGCGTATTTTTATCCTGAGCGTGGCGGATATTTTATATGTAAGTGTAGACAATGGGGCTAGCCATATTTTTACAACAGATCAACAGTATGATACAAGTGAAACATTGACTCATTTGGCCAATAGATTGGACTCCAATCGTTTCTTTAAAACGCATCGTAGCTTTATTGTAAATCGTGAAGCTATTCAAGAAATTCAACCTTGGTTTAATCATACGTATCAGATTACGGTTAAGAATGGGGATAAGATTCCCGTAAGTCGATCTTATGTTAAACAGCTTAAGGAGCAAATTGGATTAAGTTAA
- a CDS encoding sensor histidine kinase — MFNLFIMMMERVGLIILLAYLLVNVRYFKTILLNREWLSSKFQLMAVFTLFAIISNFTGVEITENKIISTDFLTVLSDNASIANTRTLAIGVSGLIGGPFVGIGVGLIAGMHRVIQGGGTSLFYLFSSSLVGIFSGLVGAHFSRENQFPSPLQAAGIGALMELVQMLFVFIFSGTVAEGWLLVKFIAFPMVLLNSIGTFIFLSIITSTLKQEEQMRAVQTHDVLELAAKTLPYFREGLTENSCREVAKIIKKYTKVAAISMTDTHQILAHVGAGSDHHIPELEVITELSRDVLKTGQLAIAKSKNQIGCSNPTCQLSAAIVIPLTSKEEVVGTLKMYFTDPTKLTHVEEQLAEGLGAIFSSQLELGEAEIQSKLLKDAEIKSLQAQVNPHFFFNAMNTISALMRQNSEQARVLLLQLSTYFRANLQGARQVLIPLTAELKHVEAYLSLEQARFPQRYQVNFKIDSDLDALLLPPFLLQVLVENAIHHAFGNRKVDNQIVVQLTKQVHTVAIEVRDNGIGISADRLEKIGKEAIESEKGTGTALDNLNKRLVGLFGSASQLHFFQNETGGTTVLLTIPIEEER; from the coding sequence ATGTTTAATTTATTTATTATGATGATGGAACGAGTAGGTTTAATTATTTTACTTGCTTATTTATTAGTAAATGTGAGATACTTTAAAACAATTTTATTGAATCGAGAATGGTTGAGTTCCAAGTTTCAATTAATGGCTGTTTTTACTTTATTTGCTATTATTTCTAATTTTACAGGTGTTGAAATCACAGAAAATAAAATTATTTCTACTGATTTTTTGACGGTTCTATCGGATAATGCTTCCATTGCCAACACTCGAACATTAGCGATTGGCGTTTCAGGATTGATTGGAGGGCCGTTTGTTGGAATAGGAGTCGGATTGATTGCTGGGATGCATCGCGTCATACAGGGTGGGGGAACTTCCTTATTTTATTTGTTCTCATCTAGTTTAGTTGGTATTTTTTCCGGCTTAGTAGGTGCTCATTTTTCAAGGGAAAATCAATTTCCTTCTCCTTTACAAGCAGCCGGGATTGGGGCACTAATGGAGTTAGTTCAAATGCTTTTTGTTTTTATTTTTAGCGGAACAGTTGCTGAAGGATGGCTATTAGTAAAATTTATTGCCTTTCCAATGGTTTTGTTAAACAGCATAGGGACCTTTATTTTCTTATCTATTATTACCTCGACACTTAAACAAGAAGAACAAATGAGGGCAGTTCAAACCCATGATGTTCTCGAATTGGCAGCAAAAACGCTCCCTTATTTCAGAGAAGGGCTAACAGAAAATTCGTGTCGTGAAGTAGCCAAGATTATAAAAAAATACACAAAAGTAGCCGCTATTAGTATGACAGATACGCATCAAATTTTAGCTCATGTAGGTGCTGGAAGTGATCACCATATTCCTGAATTAGAAGTAATCACCGAACTTTCAAGAGATGTTTTAAAAACTGGCCAACTGGCCATTGCCAAATCAAAAAATCAAATAGGCTGTAGCAATCCTACTTGTCAGTTAAGTGCGGCAATTGTTATTCCATTAACCTCAAAAGAGGAGGTTGTAGGCACCTTAAAAATGTACTTTACGGATCCAACAAAATTAACCCATGTGGAAGAACAGTTGGCAGAGGGACTAGGTGCTATTTTTTCAAGTCAATTGGAGCTAGGTGAAGCAGAAATTCAATCAAAATTATTAAAAGATGCTGAAATTAAATCGTTGCAAGCTCAAGTGAACCCACATTTTTTCTTTAATGCCATGAATACGATCTCCGCTCTAATGAGACAAAATTCAGAACAGGCTAGGGTCTTACTACTTCAATTAAGCACCTATTTTAGAGCGAATTTACAAGGAGCTAGACAAGTGTTAATTCCCTTAACCGCTGAATTAAAACATGTGGAAGCCTATCTATCACTAGAACAAGCACGTTTTCCACAACGCTACCAAGTAAATTTTAAGATTGATTCGGATTTAGATGCCTTGTTATTGCCTCCATTTTTGCTACAAGTTTTAGTCGAAAATGCGATTCATCATGCATTTGGAAATCGAAAAGTAGATAACCAAATAGTGGTGCAGTTAACAAAGCAAGTCCATACTGTGGCAATCGAGGTTCGCGATAATGGAATTGGAATTTCAGCAGATCGTTTAGAAAAAATTGGGAAAGAGGCAATCGAGTCAGAAAAGGGAACTGGAACGGCCTTAGACAACTTAAATAAACGTTTGGTTGGCTTATTTGGTTCAGCATCACAGTTGCATTTTTTTCAAAATGAAACAGGTGGTACAACCGTGTTATTAACTATTCCCATTGAAGAGGAGCGGTAA
- a CDS encoding manganese-dependent inorganic pyrophosphatase — protein sequence MSNVLIFGHLNPDTDAITSAISFAYLQKQLGVEAEAVVLGNVSEETAFALNYFNVAAPRVVETVANETNQVMLVDHNEFQQSVSDIREVEVLAVVDHHRIANFETANPLYYRAEPVGCTNTIILKMYKEHQITIPKEIAGLMASAIISDSLLFKSPTCTQEDIAAAKELATIAEIDLETYGLDLLKAGTNLADKSAADLLNMDAKSFPMGDKNVRIAQVNTVDINDVFIKQPDLEAAMKKEDFDLFILVVTNILDSDSVILAVGEPISAVEKAFNVTLENNKALLKGVVSRKKQVVPQLTEALS from the coding sequence ATGAGTAATGTGTTAATTTTTGGGCATTTGAATCCAGATACAGATGCCATCACATCCGCAATTTCATTTGCGTATTTACAAAAGCAATTAGGTGTGGAAGCTGAAGCCGTTGTGCTAGGAAATGTTAGTGAAGAAACAGCCTTTGCTTTAAACTATTTTAATGTAGCAGCACCACGAGTAGTTGAAACCGTTGCAAATGAAACCAATCAAGTAATGTTAGTGGATCACAATGAGTTTCAACAAAGTGTCTCAGATATTCGTGAAGTTGAAGTGTTGGCAGTAGTAGATCACCACCGTATCGCAAACTTTGAAACAGCAAACCCTTTGTATTACCGTGCTGAGCCAGTTGGCTGTACCAATACAATCATTTTGAAAATGTACAAAGAACATCAAATCACTATTCCAAAAGAAATTGCTGGTTTAATGGCTTCTGCGATCATTTCAGACAGCTTATTGTTTAAATCCCCTACTTGTACCCAAGAAGATATTGCAGCTGCTAAAGAGCTTGCTACGATCGCTGAGATCGATTTAGAAACCTATGGCTTGGATTTATTAAAAGCAGGAACTAACTTAGCAGATAAATCAGCAGCTGACTTATTAAATATGGATGCTAAAAGTTTCCCAATGGGGGATAAAAATGTTCGTATCGCGCAAGTCAATACAGTCGATATCAATGATGTTTTTATCAAACAACCAGATTTAGAAGCCGCTATGAAAAAAGAAGATTTTGACTTATTTATCTTAGTGGTAACCAATATTTTAGATAGCGATTCGGTTATCTTAGCAGTTGGGGAGCCTATTTCCGCTGTTGAAAAAGCCTTTAATGTTACTTTAGAAAATAATAAAGCTCTATTAAAAGGTGTTGTATCACGTAAAAAACAAGTTGTTCCTCAATTAACAGAAGCTTTAAGTTAA
- a CDS encoding LysR family transcriptional regulator, protein MKTKSDNIFSSKTLNYFLQLAETMNYTQAAQLLGITQPALTQQIKKLERIAGAPLFYSVGKKLHLSDAGKTMLRTTHEVYDILNAATDEIQQTTSATIGKIRIGLLSSIEDKVFTNFIIDYYHENPDVEITLLMLSRKEIWEKLENNKIDLAIMYLPDESIKNWKPYKSKKIMEEEILFLHHDEALSKKKKIKMKDTTGNRWVTYPESYYMNEVIKESYKNQLADLPEVAGQYTTPSQLYKFSNATECYTALPNSYVKAHEREAELQAIPFDPAIKFKMAFVYRSDKDQIPRIENFLSSFDAHLIESDYNSRLKSED, encoded by the coding sequence ATGAAAACAAAGTCGGATAATATTTTTTCATCCAAAACTTTAAATTACTTTCTACAGCTTGCTGAAACGATGAATTATACGCAAGCAGCTCAATTACTTGGAATTACTCAACCTGCTTTAACGCAACAGATTAAAAAATTAGAACGTATTGCTGGAGCACCTCTATTTTATTCAGTTGGAAAAAAATTACATTTATCGGATGCTGGGAAAACCATGTTGCGTACGACACATGAAGTCTATGATATTTTAAATGCCGCAACGGATGAGATTCAACAGACAACCAGCGCAACCATCGGAAAAATCAGAATTGGCTTATTGTCATCTATTGAAGATAAAGTATTCACTAACTTTATTATTGATTACTATCATGAAAATCCCGACGTGGAAATAACACTGTTAATGCTATCTCGTAAAGAAATATGGGAAAAATTAGAAAACAACAAAATTGATCTTGCAATTATGTACTTACCTGATGAAAGCATTAAAAATTGGAAACCCTATAAATCTAAAAAAATTATGGAAGAAGAAATCCTTTTCTTACATCATGATGAAGCTCTTTCAAAAAAGAAAAAAATCAAAATGAAAGATACAACAGGAAATCGTTGGGTGACTTATCCTGAATCTTACTATATGAATGAAGTCATTAAAGAAAGTTACAAAAATCAATTAGCTGATTTACCTGAAGTTGCGGGCCAATACACAACACCTTCTCAGCTTTATAAATTTAGTAATGCGACTGAATGTTACACAGCCTTACCAAATTCTTACGTTAAAGCTCATGAGCGTGAGGCAGAGCTTCAAGCCATCCCTTTTGATCCAGCGATTAAGTTTAAAATGGCCTTTGTTTATCGAAGCGATAAGGATCAAATTCCACGTATTGAAAACTTTTTAAGCAGTTTTGATGCCCACTTAATTGAATCTGATTACAATTCACGCTTGAAATCAGAGGACTAA